ccagccagccagcggccattGCGAGCGGTGATGACCTGCAGCAACGTCCCGATTCAGATTCCGATGTACCGTCATCTAATGCGTCAGACGATTCCAATCGACATCAGACATACATGCCACAGAACTGCCAAACGTGGAATTCGAACACATTGATACATCGTAACATCAGGCAGCATCGATGTAATGCGTTTGATGCTTCGATGTTCCTGTAACTTTTGCACATCAATCGTTTCGCTCCGAAATGCGATCCAAGTAGCCGCTGCAAAGATCCATTCATTCCctaatttctctctctctctcgctctgtctcgctctctttacAGGTCTAATTGTGTCCGCGTCGCTAGTGTCGGTGTACAGTGTCGGTTTGATAGCGCTCGATCGCTATCTCTACATCGTGTACGGTCTTCAGTATCAACGCTATCTGACCCGTACCCGGGCCCGTCTACTAATCAGTGCTACCTGGCTTATCGGTATGTGCAGCCAATTCCatctcctactcctcctcttgTTCCATTTCACCTGACCTCACCAATCCCCTAATCGTCATCCGCAGGTGCGGTCATTGGGTTTCTGCCGGCCTTCGGATGGCGGGGTGACACCGACCAGGGCCGTACGTGTTGGTTCATCCgcctcgcaccaccacccctcgtcATTCTGACCTCGGTGGCCGGCTTCCTACCGATACTGCTCGTCATCATCCTTTACAGCATCATCCTGCGTAAAGCGTTGCGACGCGTAAGCCAACTGAAGAAAGCCTCCCGGGAACTGCGCGGTGTCCAGACCGGCAATCTGAGGCTAttccgtggtggtgctgctgccactgctgctgcaagtggtGCATCCACCGGCAGCTTGAGTGTCATCCcaacgactgcgacgacgacgacgacgccacgtCCCACCGCGAGCCACTCCGATACCGAGCAGCAGGTCGGGAACGAAGATGAACGGTTACGTCCGACGGAACGTGCCGGTGGTTGCCTGTGCTTCCGCTGGCCACGCTGCGGTTGTTCCTGTGGTCCACGCCGTGGCGCCAAACGATCCAAATCCACCTTCGAGGAGGGTGGCAACGAACCAGTGGCCACCcccacgacaacaacaacgacgacgacgaccagcagaAGCGGTAGTAGCATCCGAGGTCCCACGAAGTGGAAAGCGGTAAAGGTGGTGATGTTTACGACGGGCAGCTTCGTCGTGACCTGGGTACCGTACTTCATCGCGAGCATCATGTTCGTAGCGTGCAATCCGGTCACACAAGAGGAACTGTGCCGGGGGCTCCAGTTCGCCATCGCAAGCCCCCTCGCCATCCTTGGCTTCGCCAACAGTCTCCTCAACCCGATCGTGTACGCCTGGTGGCACAATGGGTTCCGTGAGTCGATGAAAAAGCTGGGTGCGCGGTTAAGCGAACGGTTATGCTGTGGCTGCCgacgtgcgacgacgacggaggaggagaaggacgatCCCGGTTGCTGCGGTAGACGCTGTTGTCGTAAATCATCGCGTAACGCCACGATTGCTGCAGCCTCCGTCTCCATGGCTACCACGGATACATCGGTGAACCGGATCAGTACCAGCGATGCTGCAGTTACTGTAGCTGGTATCCAGcggcaaccgtcgtcgtcgttgtcgtcgccgccgacTCAGCTTTCAGCGGCAACCAATGTGGCGAACGGACGTACGATGCAGAACGGACGGCGACCGACGGTaccgagcagtagcagcgacgACCAAGAGTTTTCCGTCACTGACGATACGGACTTGGAGCTACCGGTCCGGAAGGTGACGAGGCTTTAACCCGCTGGTGgccctcgtcatcgtcgtcgtcgtcgtcgtcgtgacgcAAAGAGTTACTCGTGTGCCGTGCCCCGTGCTCGTGACGAGAGGACTTTTAATCAAGCACAAACCAACCTCTAGACCAAACCTCGAACCCCTCGAtctcggttcgatcgattaaCGAACGAAATGTAGCGGATCAACCGACGCACCCACGGATTGGGTGTGCCAAATGGAGCGATGTGCTTTTCATCGAATTACATTACTCGTAGAAGCCATTTTGCAGGCCGCTGGTTCTCCAGTTCGTCAGTGGCGATGGTAAAGAGAGCAACTCGTGCTAGCCGGAGTTCTAGCCGAAGAGACGCCGGTCTGGTTCCCAAGTAGTAATGACATTTCGAGAGCAGACAGGACTCTCAAGCCAGCCCGAAACAGGGACAGCGACCGAAGCATCGAGTTTAATGGCAAAAGCAGAGCAGACACTTGGAATGAATTTGCTGCTCGAAAGTTGCTCTACATTCTTACAAAGTTAAATGGACCAACTACGAGCATTACCACAGCACCCCCCCGCCTCTACCTATCGCCTGGGGGTGATGATGTGCAGAAGTCTTTTTAGTTTTTAGTCTATTAGTGTTCCTTCATTACTAGGGTGCGCTTGATATGATTGAAGAGAAGGACAGCAAAGTTTTATCGAATAAGCAGCGAACAACCGGTGCCGCTTCACAGCGCGAACCTCGTTTCCAAAGGAAGCGGTGAAGCCATTTGGCACTTGTttcacagaagaagaaaaaaaaggcttacGTTTAGTGCTAGAGTATGTTAATGAAAAAACTTATGTAAATACAATGATTAGCATTTCATGCTTCGCGAACGCAAGTGCAAAACGCAAGCATCCTACCCGAGCATACGGTTTTTTAAATTCgattaaaaaacaaattttgggACCGGTAAGAGGATCGCGTCGAAAGTAAAAACACGAaataccaggcgtctccatcacaTGGCGGCACATGGTTAGCGTGGGGCTGGCCAGCCATTTCGGTAAGTTTGGAAACATTGCATTATTTATCGATCTCAACCAGTGCCGGTGGCACCATTCTGCCCATGATCCATATGTTAGAACATATCATTTGCATGCTATTGCACAACTTCACAATTACACAACCACTCGCGTGTACCTCAGCGCACTTTTCTCGGCTGCACAGTAACCGTATTAAGCCAACGTTCGGTCGTAATTGCATTCATAATACACAGCACCGAGATGCTCGGAGTGCATTACGATGCACGGTGGATGCGTGGATGGAGCTCAGAGCCTTTTGTGGATTCATTGCAATTACGAAGTAAATTAATTACTCGTTCCTTCCGAGCAGTGCGCCTCTATCGGCGAAACAGCGACTCGGTATTGTATGTTGGGATGTGGATGTTTCTTCATGAACAGTGTCCTGTTACACGTTTGATACGCAATCATTCCCCATTAGCATGTGCATTACAAGAAGCGCAATTATGGTGTTGCGGCGATGAGAAACAGAACAAATTAAGAATAATAAAGATAAGTTGGTTCTATACTTTCAGCATCTTACTTCGAAGGGCGAATCGCGACGATAGAACGACGAGTCGTTCGTTGTGTGCTGCTACATTCCAAGACTGGATATAATCCGTCAAAAAGTCCACGGTTAGATGTATAAAGCATCATTATTTTGTAAGTTATTGCTGTTTTAGTAACGCTACTTCTGTACTTTTGGACGTGTTTGATTTTTTCCGGAACAACGTCATATTTGATTGATCGGTTTTAAGAAGTTTCACAAATAAAAAGAGGGATTAATGACCACacgaaattcattttcatgttttgaagAAATAGCGCTACTGAAATAATGATCCGAGATACATATAAAATTGACAATACAAAGACAGTACAACAGAGTCTATTCTATCGACTGGATAAATGGGTTTATGCATTAGAAACACTGTTTATAAATCTGATCTGAATTGTACTTATTGACTAATGTGTTATGTCACTCTTGATTAATTGTATATTAACTAATTGTTATCAATACTGATGCTCACTAAtagtttcgattgttttcggCTAGACACggtctttttcatttcaaacccATTTGAGGGCGATTTGCCAAGTGTTAGACGAAAGCAATGATCAATATGCATCCAGATTGAATCCAATTCAATGTCCAAAACACTTTTATTCATTCCGCAAAAACGATGCCTAAAAAATGTCTCCTCGAATCATCATCCGAGTTGCATTCAACGTATACAACGGTCACTTGCTTCTTCagattttgttttccctcctgGCATGTAAACGATTGTCGAGTGAAGTCATCAgtcaattttattttctcctcAGATTGCTGTTTCATTTAcatctcattttcattccatacCGGTTGCAGATCTGAGTCTTTCATCGGTGACGACTTTCGAAGCTCCTTTGACCTAGCACAGTGTTCGGCACTGATAAAGACGCTAATTGCAGGATAAGTTGGTGTAGTTTtgtgaatatttttttatagcTCATAATAAACACAAGCCCTCACAAGCTTACTATGTCGTTTAGctactttttatatttaaaatcaaCGCAAGCTAACAAATCTTCTTACTAAAATATTTCGATATATAGGTATTTTGAGAACAAGTATCTTATATGTAATATATCAGTCGAATGTTGAGCTACTGTTAGCTTACACCGTAGTAATATTTAAACATTACATTCAGGCATCGCAGAAAGCTCGTTTGGCGGCAGCTCGTAGGGTTTATGAACTCAATCGTGCACCTGGtatgtgatgctgctgctaagatTTAACTGAAACCAAAGCCAGATGGTATGCACCGACAAGATGCACATTGCACGTGTCCACCAGCACacgatgtgtgtatgtgtgtgtgtggcatctTGGTCCTAAGCTCAGCATCACCTCCAAACACCCGCACATCGTCCTCGATGAAGTATGTCAAAAGTTCAAGGCCGAACTGTTggtaaatattatttttctttctctctcttcttcttcctttccttctttttttctctctctctctctccctctctt
The sequence above is a segment of the Anopheles darlingi chromosome 2, idAnoDarlMG_H_01, whole genome shotgun sequence genome. Coding sequences within it:
- the LOC125958384 gene encoding 5-hydroxytryptamine receptor 1A-like; protein product: MVKAQIKNYDDYERIRYFYYVRPPQRVDWWFDPMAPPTTTSDSVTTLSASEEATLLLYDIFIPLLGSVIILLNLIVVVSCVLLLRKGQQPYTTYMFLGNVAVSDLLTGFAVIYGQYAPRELRGEDNCALMIGLIVSASLVSVYSVGLIALDRYLYIVYGLQYQRYLTRTRARLLISATWLIGAVIGFLPAFGWRGDTDQGRTCWFIRLAPPPLVILTSVAGFLPILLVIILYSIILRKALRRVSQLKKASRELRGVQTGNLRLFRGGAAATAAASGASTGSLSVIPTTATTTTTPRPTASHSDTEQQVGNEDERLRPTERAGGCLCFRWPRCGCSCGPRRGAKRSKSTFEEGGNEPVATPTTTTTTTTTSRSGSSIRGPTKWKAVKVVMFTTGSFVVTWVPYFIASIMFVACNPVTQEELCRGLQFAIASPLAILGFANSLLNPIVYAWWHNGFRESMKKLGARLSERLCCGCRRATTTEEEKDDPGCCGRRCCRKSSRNATIAAASVSMATTDTSVNRISTSDAAVTVAGIQRQPSSSLSSPPTQLSAATNVANGRTMQNGRRPTVPSSSSDDQEFSVTDDTDLELPVRKVTRL